A genomic region of Streptosporangium lutulentum contains the following coding sequences:
- a CDS encoding AMP-binding protein, translating to MTTGPPLRYFQVVVNVRGQYGIWPLDDAMPGGWSQIGFVSTRDECLVHVAELWWDMRPRGKPDLADDEPDGWRSRITEVAAARPDAVALSDASRHLTYGELVEDARRLAGRLAALGVRTEDRVALCLPLGAPALTAILGVALTGAAYLPIDSADDEDWRDLVIADSGVRVVVTDRPETLAHIGADLVTWPDPEGRRDAGPPAPESEALSSDAACVLYHPADRGSRGVVLENRQLDALLAGAPPIHAGDRVSVSGRLSCELVNADVLYTLSGGAEVVLSHDDPTARPGPWRHSSYFYGSLETGVVCAACTVLNGGTGPARVLIGPPFPGCRLYALDEDIRPLSVGDAGALYVGGRVVARGYLDDPAATVNRFVPDPFAADGSRMFATEHRVRLNDDGVLERLDDGPVRTPGG from the coding sequence ATGACGACGGGACCGCCGCTTCGGTACTTCCAGGTCGTGGTCAATGTTCGCGGGCAGTACGGCATCTGGCCCCTGGACGACGCCATGCCCGGAGGCTGGTCGCAGATCGGGTTCGTCAGCACGCGCGATGAGTGTCTGGTCCACGTGGCCGAGCTGTGGTGGGACATGCGGCCACGCGGGAAGCCGGACCTCGCCGACGACGAACCGGACGGCTGGCGCAGCCGGATCACCGAGGTCGCGGCCGCCCGCCCGGACGCCGTCGCGCTGAGCGACGCCTCCCGGCACCTCACCTACGGCGAACTGGTGGAGGACGCGCGGCGGCTCGCCGGACGGCTGGCCGCGCTCGGCGTCCGCACGGAGGACCGGGTCGCGCTGTGCCTCCCGCTCGGCGCCCCCGCCCTCACCGCGATCCTCGGCGTCGCCCTCACCGGCGCCGCCTACCTGCCCATCGACAGCGCCGACGACGAGGACTGGCGGGACCTGGTGATCGCCGACAGCGGGGTGCGGGTGGTCGTCACGGATCGCCCCGAGACCCTGGCGCACATCGGCGCGGACCTCGTGACCTGGCCGGACCCCGAAGGCCGGCGGGACGCCGGTCCGCCGGCCCCCGAGTCCGAGGCGCTCTCGTCCGACGCGGCCTGCGTGCTCTACCATCCCGCCGACCGCGGGTCACGGGGCGTCGTGCTGGAGAACCGGCAGCTGGACGCCCTGCTGGCGGGCGCGCCACCGATCCACGCGGGCGACCGCGTCTCGGTGTCGGGACGCCTGTCCTGCGAGCTTGTCAACGCCGACGTCCTCTACACGCTGAGCGGCGGGGCCGAGGTGGTCCTGTCGCACGACGACCCCACGGCCCGGCCCGGACCGTGGCGGCACTCCTCGTACTTCTACGGGTCTCTGGAGACCGGCGTCGTGTGCGCCGCGTGCACCGTGCTCAACGGCGGGACCGGCCCGGCGCGGGTGCTGATCGGCCCGCCGTTCCCCGGATGCCGCCTGTACGCCCTGGACGAGGACATCCGGCCGCTCTCCGTGGGCGACGCCGGCGCCCTCTACGTCGGGGGCCGGGTGGTCGCCCGCGGCTACCTGGACGATCCCGCGGCGACGGTGAACCGCTTCGTCCCCGACCCCTTCGCCGCGGACGGCAGCCGCATGTTCGCCACGGAACACCGCGTGCGGCTGAACGACGACGGCGTCCTGGAGCGTCTCGACGACGGCCCGGTCAGGACACCCGGAGGGTAG
- a CDS encoding NADPH-dependent FMN reductase: protein MPTTPHVAVLSGALNADSRTERLARWCAGECVSRGATATLFRGAELDFPFYGKAGLHGPHVIRFLDDLARADGIVLVTPSYHGSVSGLLKNALDYVNELAADERPFFDERAVGCVALAGGEQGAAATLATMRAIVHAMRGWPTPLGVGVTTASLQDGDAAPTDERTRRQLDLMLDQVLFLGFTMRRLWPEDAEPDAAETPDALSVLAGPSLGGSEPYRHSWSQPSSRSV, encoded by the coding sequence ATGCCTACCACTCCTCATGTCGCCGTGCTGAGCGGCGCGTTGAACGCCGACTCGCGCACGGAACGACTGGCCCGCTGGTGCGCCGGGGAATGCGTTTCGAGGGGCGCCACCGCCACCCTCTTCCGGGGCGCCGAGCTGGACTTCCCGTTCTACGGGAAGGCCGGCCTCCACGGTCCCCACGTGATCCGCTTCCTGGACGACCTGGCACGCGCCGACGGCATCGTGCTGGTGACGCCCTCCTACCACGGCAGCGTGTCGGGCCTGCTCAAGAACGCCCTGGACTACGTCAACGAGCTGGCCGCCGACGAGCGCCCCTTCTTCGACGAGAGAGCGGTGGGATGCGTCGCCCTGGCGGGCGGGGAGCAGGGGGCGGCCGCGACCCTGGCCACCATGCGCGCCATCGTGCACGCCATGCGAGGGTGGCCGACACCGCTGGGCGTCGGCGTGACCACGGCCTCCCTGCAGGACGGCGACGCCGCTCCCACGGACGAGCGCACGAGGCGGCAGCTCGACCTCATGCTCGACCAGGTGCTGTTCCTGGGCTTCACGATGCGGAGGCTCTGGCCCGAGGACGCCGAGCCGGACGCCGCGGAGACACCGGACGCCCTGAGCGTCCTGGCCGGCCCCTCCCTCGGGGGCTCGGAGCCGTACCGGCACTCCTGGTCGCAGCCTTCCTCGCGCTCGGTCTGA
- a CDS encoding non-ribosomal peptide synthetase: MTYSLTPGAPGEYPAAHRVLEAVTRWALRTPTATAVHAPDGEFCFAELSRHVDAIAAALVNAGAGPQTPVGLCVGRSRWLVPSLLAIWRAGAIAVPVDDRHPADRLNFVLRDAGVRILLGDRLPPGATVPKSRTLIPAELVERRASAWATAPDPDDCAYIIYTSGTTGWPKGVEVTYRGLDTLLDALAFLELPPGGLGVNAVSPAFDGWLWCTLLYLSHGQGVALVDLEEGLDAALDAVRPRTVCLTPSLLASCSGDIPSAQVLVVAGEPCPPELVRRFAGKRRFLNVYGPTEMTIAATWADSRRGDDVSTIGRPLPGYRAHVLDDHRRPVPPGVPGELYLAGTALARGYRNRPGLTASRFVPDPFEGEGARMYRTGDVVVERPDGQLEYHGRLDDQVKVRGLRVELGEIERVALRVPGVRAAAAFVTETGDAVGLAVVPSSGGPAESGAGASDSAGNVRLAAEVRERCAAGLPEAMVPAAVDVVTALPTLSTGKVDRVALSRSFRPASPAGRPPEGERERVVCDVLSDLLTHPVEDVEADFFELGGHSLLAARAVSALRRRTGLRLTMAHLLSSPTAAGLAATLDELDEASLVGSS, from the coding sequence ATGACCTACAGCTTGACGCCGGGCGCGCCGGGTGAGTATCCGGCCGCCCACCGCGTCCTCGAGGCGGTGACGCGGTGGGCCCTGCGGACTCCCACGGCCACAGCCGTCCACGCGCCGGACGGCGAGTTCTGTTTCGCGGAGCTCTCCCGTCACGTGGACGCCATCGCCGCCGCTCTCGTCAACGCGGGAGCCGGCCCGCAGACCCCTGTCGGCCTCTGCGTCGGCAGGTCGCGCTGGCTCGTGCCGAGCCTGCTCGCGATCTGGCGGGCGGGCGCGATCGCCGTGCCGGTCGACGACCGCCATCCCGCCGACCGGCTCAACTTCGTCCTGCGCGACGCCGGGGTGCGGATCCTGCTCGGCGACCGGTTGCCGCCCGGCGCGACGGTCCCGAAGTCGCGCACGCTCATCCCGGCGGAACTGGTCGAACGGCGCGCGAGCGCGTGGGCCACGGCGCCGGATCCCGACGACTGCGCCTACATCATCTACACCTCCGGGACCACCGGATGGCCCAAGGGCGTGGAGGTGACCTACCGGGGGCTCGACACCCTGCTCGACGCCCTCGCGTTCCTGGAGCTGCCCCCGGGCGGGCTCGGCGTCAACGCCGTCTCCCCGGCGTTCGACGGGTGGCTGTGGTGCACCCTGCTGTATCTGTCCCACGGGCAGGGCGTCGCCCTCGTCGATCTGGAGGAGGGCCTCGACGCGGCGCTCGACGCGGTTCGCCCGCGCACCGTCTGTCTCACGCCGTCGCTGCTCGCCTCCTGCTCGGGAGACATCCCCAGCGCCCAGGTGCTGGTCGTGGCCGGTGAGCCCTGCCCGCCCGAGCTGGTGAGAAGGTTCGCCGGAAAGCGGAGGTTCCTCAACGTCTACGGCCCCACCGAGATGACGATCGCCGCCACGTGGGCCGACAGCCGCCGCGGCGACGACGTCTCGACGATCGGCCGGCCGCTTCCCGGCTACCGCGCCCACGTCCTCGACGACCACCGCCGCCCGGTGCCGCCCGGCGTCCCGGGAGAGCTCTATCTCGCGGGCACGGCCCTCGCCCGCGGATACCGCAACCGGCCGGGCCTGACCGCCTCGCGTTTCGTGCCCGACCCCTTCGAGGGCGAGGGCGCCCGGATGTACCGGACCGGCGACGTCGTGGTCGAGCGGCCGGACGGGCAGCTGGAGTATCACGGCCGGTTGGACGACCAGGTCAAGGTGCGGGGCCTGCGGGTGGAGCTCGGTGAGATCGAACGCGTGGCACTGCGCGTACCCGGCGTCCGCGCCGCCGCGGCCTTCGTCACGGAGACCGGCGACGCGGTCGGTCTCGCCGTGGTGCCCTCGTCCGGCGGCCCGGCGGAGTCCGGCGCCGGGGCATCGGACTCCGCCGGGAACGTCCGGCTGGCGGCCGAGGTCAGGGAACGCTGCGCGGCGGGACTGCCGGAGGCGATGGTGCCCGCCGCGGTCGACGTCGTGACGGCCCTGCCGACCCTCTCCACGGGCAAGGTCGACCGCGTCGCGCTCTCCCGGTCCTTCCGGCCCGCGTCGCCGGCCGGACGGCCGCCGGAGGGCGAGAGGGAGCGCGTGGTGTGCGACGTGCTGAGCGACCTGCTCACCCATCCGGTCGAGGACGTGGAGGCCGACTTCTTCGAGCTCGGCGGGCATTCACTGCTGGCCGCCCGGGCGGTCTCGGCGCTGCGCCGCCGTACCGGGCTGCGCCTGACGATGGCGCACCTGCTCTCCAGCCCCACCGCGGCGGGGCTGGCGGCGACGCTGGACGAGCTCGACGAGGCGTCTCTCGTGGGGTCGTCGTGA
- a CDS encoding thioesterase II family protein, whose amino-acid sequence MSRPWLVSWLPEPYTRPTLLCLPQAGAGCGQFRPWQDALGTEVSVVGVQLPGRENRFTDPPAHSVGEVVDAVVAELAGALTPGLPLVVFGNSFGGLLGYEITRRLGYHHDRWPDALVVAACRPPGMWAGAGRGLVEGEEELVRLLAARGLGEDDLDEDSRELALEVLRHDARLSLTYTHDDVGQALCPVEAWGGETDETVTPEQLTGWRDHAGAGFRRRLFPGGHYFCLEYPGAVLPLLRARFRDAARVV is encoded by the coding sequence GTGAGCCGCCCGTGGCTGGTGTCGTGGCTGCCCGAGCCGTACACCCGCCCGACGCTGCTGTGCCTGCCGCAGGCGGGCGCGGGCTGCGGTCAGTTCCGCCCGTGGCAGGACGCGCTGGGGACGGAGGTGTCCGTGGTCGGCGTGCAGCTCCCCGGCAGGGAGAACCGCTTCACCGATCCGCCCGCCCACAGCGTCGGGGAGGTCGTCGACGCGGTCGTCGCCGAGCTCGCCGGCGCGCTCACCCCCGGACTGCCGCTCGTCGTCTTCGGCAACAGCTTCGGCGGGCTGCTCGGCTACGAGATCACCCGCAGGCTCGGGTACCACCACGACCGATGGCCCGACGCGCTGGTCGTCGCGGCCTGCCGTCCCCCCGGCATGTGGGCCGGCGCCGGCCGGGGCCTGGTCGAGGGGGAGGAGGAGCTGGTGCGGCTGCTGGCCGCGCGGGGACTCGGCGAGGACGACCTCGACGAGGACAGCCGCGAGCTGGCGCTGGAGGTCCTGCGGCACGACGCCCGGCTGTCCCTGACGTACACGCACGACGACGTCGGCCAGGCGCTGTGCCCGGTCGAGGCCTGGGGCGGCGAGACCGACGAGACCGTCACACCCGAACAGCTCACCGGCTGGCGCGACCACGCCGGCGCCGGGTTCCGCCGCCGCCTGTTCCCCGGCGGCCACTACTTCTGCCTGGAGTACCCGGGAGCGGTCCTGCCCCTGCTGCGTGCACGGTTTCGCGACGCCGCCCGAGTCGTCTGA
- a CDS encoding MbtH family NRPS accessory protein, translated as MNDKIRHYTVLVNDAGQYALHPDGTGAPRGWCPAGFTGTEEECARHVDEHWTDTRPPHLRRTAVL; from the coding sequence GTGAACGACAAGATCCGCCACTACACGGTGCTGGTCAACGACGCCGGCCAGTACGCGCTGCACCCGGACGGGACCGGCGCGCCCCGTGGCTGGTGCCCGGCCGGCTTCACCGGCACCGAGGAGGAGTGCGCCCGCCACGTCGACGAGCACTGGACCGACACGCGCCCGCCTCACCTGCGCCGGACGGCGGTGCTCTGA
- a CDS encoding cytochrome P450, giving the protein MEVNLLDPGLFARDAFWPVFAWLRRHAPVHRHPEADGPGFWVVSRYRDIAAVYADTESFSSRYGMRLDSDPGAVAAVSQRMLIVSDAPDHTQLKRVLQRSFGPSTMPGMEALVRKVVAEVIGEAAEAEEVDFIDVAKKIPNYVVCALMGIPREDWEWIGDITTAAFESEDEAERSGAHGEIFLYFADLLHERRTRPGDDFVSVIAAERRAADVPGGERPLTDEEIIFNCNGVLAGANETTRYSAAGGVLALAGDPGQWALLRAAGPAGAPAAAEEILRWTTPGVHALRTVMRPVQVGGVRVEPGDRVTLWNVSANRDEELFAHGDRFLVDRTPNRHIAFGHGPHLCLGARLARLELSVFVEELARRIERIELTGDPLYNASNFTWGLRRLPVRLSPARVPVTA; this is encoded by the coding sequence ATGGAGGTGAACCTTCTCGATCCGGGCCTCTTCGCCCGCGACGCCTTCTGGCCCGTCTTCGCCTGGCTGCGGAGACACGCGCCGGTCCACCGGCACCCCGAGGCGGACGGCCCCGGCTTCTGGGTGGTCAGCCGCTACCGGGACATCGCCGCCGTCTACGCCGACACCGAGTCGTTCAGCTCGCGGTACGGCATGCGCCTCGACAGCGACCCCGGCGCCGTCGCGGCCGTCTCCCAGCGCATGCTGATCGTCTCCGACGCCCCGGACCACACCCAGCTCAAGCGCGTGCTCCAGAGGTCCTTCGGCCCCTCGACCATGCCCGGGATGGAGGCCCTCGTGCGGAAGGTCGTCGCCGAGGTGATCGGTGAGGCGGCCGAGGCGGAGGAGGTCGACTTCATCGACGTCGCCAAGAAGATCCCCAACTACGTGGTGTGCGCGCTCATGGGCATTCCCCGCGAGGACTGGGAGTGGATCGGCGACATCACCACCGCCGCCTTCGAGTCGGAGGACGAGGCCGAGCGCAGCGGCGCGCACGGCGAGATCTTCCTCTACTTCGCCGACCTGCTGCACGAGCGCAGGACCAGGCCGGGTGACGACTTCGTCAGCGTCATCGCCGCCGAGCGCCGGGCCGCCGACGTCCCCGGCGGCGAACGGCCGCTCACCGACGAAGAGATCATCTTCAACTGCAACGGCGTGCTGGCCGGAGCGAACGAGACGACGCGTTACTCCGCAGCCGGAGGCGTGCTCGCCCTCGCCGGCGATCCCGGCCAGTGGGCCCTGCTGCGGGCGGCCGGCCCGGCAGGGGCGCCCGCGGCCGCCGAGGAGATCCTTCGCTGGACGACACCCGGCGTGCACGCGCTGCGTACCGTGATGCGTCCCGTCCAGGTCGGCGGTGTCCGCGTGGAACCCGGCGACCGGGTGACGCTGTGGAACGTCTCCGCCAACCGGGACGAGGAGCTGTTCGCCCACGGCGACCGGTTCCTCGTCGACCGCACGCCCAACCGGCACATCGCCTTCGGCCACGGACCCCACCTGTGCCTGGGCGCCAGGCTCGCACGCCTGGAACTGAGCGTGTTCGTGGAGGAGCTGGCACGACGGATCGAGCGGATCGAGCTGACCGGCGACCCGCTGTACAACGCGTCGAACTTCACCTGGGGCCTGCGCCGGCTGCCGGTACGGCTCTCGCCGGCCAGGGTTCCCGTAACCGCCTGA